Proteins from a genomic interval of Trifolium pratense cultivar HEN17-A07 linkage group LG6, ARS_RC_1.1, whole genome shotgun sequence:
- the LOC123891979 gene encoding uncharacterized protein LOC123891979: MAKDIAFSPCDKKSSHHSLQNRNHKVHMLLNSSSKNSQKRKFDQYINGGKFASSFELVGSENAKNQTRNSSSCLSCSTLSDGERTIWQGRQEYVSPAFCGHCTKHYSHLSGHCRDLMASNSYSYSTKEKRGKEEDIDLVDSLTHFLPSRGNHLSRLAVPIGPRFQAEVPKWEHTTNIKQYNNDDCLKWLGTQICPMSGVCKMTADGTEKGMLDSCMCCNSELVNCVEKHVGDAREIDAAFSSWKFNEIEGDDSKSWTKES, from the exons ATGGCAAAAGACATAGCTTTCAGTCCTTGTGATAAGAAATCATCACATCATAGTCTTCAAAATCGAAATCACAAAGTTCACATGCTTTTGAATTCTAGTTCTAAAAATTCACAG aAGAGGAAATTTGATCAATACATAAATGGTGGTAAATTTGCTTCTAGTTTTGAACTTGTCGGTAGTGAAAATGCCAAAAATCAAACGAGAAACTCATCTTCTTGTCTTTCATGTTCAACACTATCAGATGGAGAAAGAACTATATGGCAGGGAAGACAAGAATATGTCTCCCCTGCATTTTGTGGTCATTGCACAAAACACTATTCTCACCTAAGTGGTCATTGTAGGGATTTAATGGCTAGTAATAGTTATTCTTATAGTACCAAGGAGAAACGAGGAAAAGAGGAAGACATAGATCTCGTTGACTCACTGACACACTTTTTACCTTCTAGGGGTAACCATCTTTCAAGATTGGCTGTTCCCATTGGACCTAGGTTTCAAGCTGAAGTTCCTAAATGGGAGCACACAACCAACATAAAACAATATAACAATGACGATTGTTTGAAGTGGTTAGGTACCCAAATTTGTCCAATGTCTGGTGTATGTAAAATGACTGCAGATGGTACTGAGAAAGGCATGCTCGACTCATGCATGTGTTGCAATTCTGAATTAGTTAATTGTGTTGAAAAACATGTTGGAGACGCTAGAGAGATTGACGCCGCTTTCTCAAGTTGGAAGTTTAATGAAATTGAAGGTGATGATTCAAAATCCTGGACAAAGGAATCGTAG